One window of Pseudomonas sp. FP198 genomic DNA carries:
- a CDS encoding FMN-dependent NADH-azoreductase encodes MKLLHIDSSILGDNSASRQLSRELVQAWKAAEPAINVTYRDLAADAISHFSAQTLVAAGTSAELRDAAQQHEADLSASTLAEFLAADAVVIAAPMYNFSIPTQLKAWIDRIAVAGQTFRYTEAGPEGLCGDKKLVIVSTSGGLHAGQPSSVGHEQYLRLMFGFLGITDIEFVRAEGLAYGDDMRTKAISEAKLQISQQFAAA; translated from the coding sequence ATGAAACTGTTGCACATCGATTCGAGCATCCTCGGCGACAACTCCGCTTCGCGCCAACTGAGCCGTGAACTGGTGCAAGCCTGGAAAGCCGCCGAGCCAGCTATCAACGTCACCTATCGTGACCTGGCCGCTGACGCCATCAGCCACTTTTCCGCGCAGACCCTGGTCGCTGCCGGCACCAGCGCCGAATTGCGCGACGCCGCTCAACAGCACGAAGCTGACCTCAGCGCGTCGACCCTGGCCGAGTTCCTCGCTGCCGACGCGGTGGTGATCGCAGCACCGATGTACAACTTCAGCATCCCGACCCAACTCAAAGCCTGGATCGACCGCATCGCCGTGGCCGGCCAGACCTTCCGCTACACCGAAGCCGGCCCGGAAGGCCTGTGTGGCGACAAGAAGCTGGTCATCGTTTCCACCTCGGGCGGCCTGCATGCCGGTCAACCGAGCAGCGTGGGGCATGAACAATACCTGAGGCTGATGTTCGGTTTCCTCGGCATTACCGACATCGAATTTGTTCGCGCTGAAGGCCTGGCTTACGGTGACGACATGCGCACCAAGGCCATCAGCGAGGCCAAGCTGCAGATCAGCCAGCAGTTCGCCGCTGCGTAA
- a CDS encoding dienelactone hydrolase: MMRLGALLLFCWVSGLGSVQAAPAPHPHWSAGFHELDFPDPLDHQPMHAIAFYPSTAKEQSSLLGGYQIDAAADAQIAIGRFPLLMLSHGNTGTPLALHDLATSLARKGFVVVAVIHPGDNAQDHSRLGTLSNLYGRPIQISEAITVTLNDPMLAPFVNAGQVGVIGYSAGGETALILSGATPDLNRLRRYCQERPDDRDACNTQGELIADRDDLYPVADPRVRALLLMAPLSLKFGRHTLADVHVPVLLYSGDGDKLVAFDKNAAALARKLPTAPDFKTLAGAGHFVFMAPCTDEQIAAMPALCTDADGVDRKDIHRTMITEASRFFSQALGKPTRAGLRTADQ, from the coding sequence ATGATGCGTCTTGGTGCGCTGCTGCTGTTTTGCTGGGTCAGCGGTCTCGGTTCGGTGCAGGCCGCGCCGGCGCCACATCCGCATTGGAGCGCGGGCTTTCATGAGCTGGATTTTCCTGATCCGCTGGACCACCAGCCGATGCATGCCATCGCGTTTTACCCCTCCACCGCGAAGGAGCAATCCAGTCTGTTGGGCGGCTATCAGATCGATGCGGCGGCGGATGCACAGATCGCCATCGGGCGGTTTCCGCTGCTGATGCTGTCCCACGGCAATACCGGCACGCCGCTGGCCCTGCATGATCTGGCCACGTCGCTGGCTCGCAAGGGCTTCGTCGTGGTGGCGGTGATTCACCCCGGTGATAACGCCCAGGATCACAGCCGGCTCGGTACGCTGAGTAACTTGTACGGGCGGCCGATCCAGATCTCCGAAGCCATCACCGTGACGCTGAATGACCCGATGCTGGCGCCCTTCGTCAACGCCGGGCAGGTGGGTGTGATCGGCTATTCGGCCGGTGGCGAAACCGCGCTGATCCTGTCCGGCGCCACGCCGGACCTCAATCGCCTGCGCCGTTATTGCCAGGAGCGACCGGATGACCGTGACGCCTGCAATACCCAGGGTGAGCTGATCGCCGACCGCGATGACCTGTATCCGGTGGCCGATCCCAGGGTCCGCGCGCTGTTGCTGATGGCGCCGTTGAGTTTGAAGTTTGGTCGGCACACGCTGGCCGATGTCCATGTGCCGGTGCTGCTCTACAGCGGCGACGGCGACAAACTGGTGGCTTTCGACAAGAACGCTGCGGCCCTGGCGCGCAAGCTGCCTACCGCGCCGGATTTCAAGACCCTGGCCGGGGCGGGGCACTTTGTTTTCATGGCGCCCTGCACGGACGAGCAGATCGCCGCGATGCCGGCGCTGTGCACCGATGCCGACGGCGTTGATCGCAAGGACATCCACCGCACGATGATCACCGAAGCCAGTCGCTTCTTCAGCCAGGCGTTGGGAAAACCGACCCGCGCGGGCCTGCGGACCGCCGATCAGTGA
- a CDS encoding MFS transporter, with the protein MPTPQPAPSSLSITLQIVSIVFYTFIAFLCIGLPIAVLPGYVHEQLGFSAVVAGLTIGSQYLATLLSRPMAGRLSDNVGTKRAIVYGLVGILLSGVLTLLSTLLQSFPLPSLLILIAGRLLLGVAQGLIGVGTISWCMGQVGVEHTARSISWNGIASYGAIAIGAPLGVVMVGGLGFASLGIALSLLAGGALLLIRNKPSVPVVRGERLPFWAVFGRIAPFGTSLCLASIGYGTLTTFITLFYLSRGWTGAAWCLSVFGICFILSRLLFISSIARFGGFSSAIVCMSIETLGLVLLWLAPSTAFALVGAGLAGFGLSLVYPALGVEAIKQVPNSSRGAGLSAYAVFFDLALAIAGPLMGAVALNLGYSSIFFFAALLSIIGLGLTLVLRRRAESPHH; encoded by the coding sequence ATGCCAACGCCCCAGCCCGCCCCAAGTTCCCTGTCGATCACCTTGCAGATCGTCTCGATCGTTTTTTATACCTTCATCGCCTTCCTCTGCATCGGCCTGCCGATTGCCGTGTTGCCTGGGTATGTCCATGAGCAACTGGGCTTCAGCGCCGTGGTCGCCGGGCTGACCATTGGCTCGCAGTATCTGGCGACGTTGCTCAGCCGGCCCATGGCCGGGCGCCTGTCGGACAATGTCGGCACCAAGCGGGCGATCGTCTACGGCCTGGTGGGCATCCTGCTCAGTGGCGTGCTGACGCTGTTGTCGACGCTGCTGCAAAGCTTTCCGTTGCCCAGCCTGTTGATCCTGATTGCCGGGCGTTTGCTGCTCGGGGTCGCCCAAGGCTTGATCGGCGTCGGCACCATCAGCTGGTGCATGGGACAGGTCGGCGTGGAACACACCGCCCGCTCGATTTCCTGGAACGGCATCGCTTCCTATGGCGCCATCGCCATCGGCGCACCGCTGGGCGTGGTCATGGTCGGCGGCCTGGGTTTCGCCAGCCTGGGCATCGCCTTGTCCTTATTGGCTGGCGGCGCATTGCTGCTGATTCGCAACAAACCCTCGGTGCCGGTCGTTCGCGGCGAGCGCCTGCCCTTCTGGGCCGTGTTCGGACGCATTGCACCGTTCGGGACGAGCCTGTGCCTGGCCTCGATCGGCTATGGCACCCTGACCACCTTCATCACCCTGTTCTATCTCAGCCGAGGCTGGACCGGCGCCGCCTGGTGCCTGAGCGTTTTCGGCATCTGCTTCATCCTGTCACGGTTGCTGTTCATCTCCAGCATCGCCCGCTTCGGTGGCTTCAGTTCGGCCATTGTCTGCATGAGCATCGAGACCCTGGGCCTGGTGCTGCTGTGGCTGGCGCCGTCCACCGCATTCGCCCTGGTCGGCGCGGGGCTGGCGGGCTTCGGGTTGTCGCTGGTGTACCCGGCGCTGGGCGTGGAGGCTATCAAGCAGGTGCCCAACAGCAGCCGCGGCGCCGGGTTGAGCGCCTATGCGGTGTTCTTTGACCTGGCACTGGCGATTGCCGGACCGTTAATGGGCGCGGTGGCATTGAACCTGGGCTACTCGTCAATCTTTTTCTTCGCCGCCTTGCTGTCGATCATCGGCCTGGGCCTGACGCTCGTGCTGCGTCGGCGAGCCGAAAGCCCGCATCACTGA
- a CDS encoding ABC-F family ATPase has product MISTANITMQFGAKPLFENVSVKFGAGNRYGLIGANGCGKSTFMKILGGDLEPSGGQVMLEPNVRLGKLRQDQFAYEEFTVIDTVIMGHEELWKVKAERDRIYSLPEMTEEDGMAVAELETEFAEMDGYTAESRAGELLLGLGIGIEQHFGPMSEVSPGWKLRVLLAQALFSDPEVLLLDEPTNHLDINTIRWLENVLTQRSSLMIIISHDRHFLNSVCTHMADLDYGELRLFPGNYDEYMTVATQSREQLLSDNAKKKAQISELQSFVSRFSANASKAKQATSRAKQIDKIQLAEVKPSSRVSPFIRFEQTKKLHRQAVIVERMAKGFDGKPLFKDFSFTVEAGERVAIIGPNGIGKTTLLRTLVNELEPDAGTVKWTDAAELGYYAQDHAHDFEDDVNLFDWMGQWTQGGEQLVRGTLGRMLFSNDEILKSVKVISGGEQGRMLFGKLILQKPNVLVMDEPTNHLDMESIEALNLALENYPGTLIFVSHDREFVSSLATRIIELSADGVVDFSGTYDDYLRSQGVLF; this is encoded by the coding sequence TTGATCTCTACAGCTAACATCACGATGCAGTTCGGCGCCAAGCCACTGTTCGAAAACGTCTCTGTCAAGTTCGGCGCGGGTAACCGCTACGGCCTGATCGGCGCCAACGGTTGCGGCAAGTCGACCTTCATGAAAATCCTCGGCGGCGACCTCGAGCCGTCCGGCGGCCAAGTGATGCTCGAGCCGAACGTGCGCCTGGGTAAACTTCGCCAGGATCAGTTCGCCTACGAAGAATTCACCGTGATCGACACCGTGATCATGGGTCACGAAGAGCTGTGGAAGGTCAAGGCCGAGCGCGACCGCATCTATTCGCTGCCGGAAATGACCGAAGAAGACGGCATGGCCGTGGCTGAGCTGGAAACCGAATTTGCCGAGATGGACGGTTACACCGCCGAATCTCGCGCCGGTGAACTGCTGTTGGGCCTGGGGATTGGCATCGAGCAGCATTTCGGTCCGATGAGCGAAGTGTCGCCAGGCTGGAAACTGCGCGTATTGCTGGCCCAGGCGCTGTTCTCCGACCCGGAAGTGCTGCTGCTCGACGAGCCGACCAACCACCTGGATATCAACACCATCCGCTGGCTGGAAAACGTGCTGACCCAGCGTTCGAGCCTGATGATCATCATCTCCCACGACCGTCACTTCCTGAACAGTGTCTGCACCCACATGGCGGACCTGGACTACGGCGAGCTGCGCCTGTTCCCGGGCAACTACGACGAGTACATGACCGTGGCGACCCAGTCCCGCGAGCAACTGCTGTCGGACAACGCCAAGAAGAAAGCACAGATTTCCGAACTGCAGTCGTTCGTCAGCCGTTTCTCGGCCAACGCCTCGAAAGCCAAGCAGGCCACCTCCCGCGCCAAGCAGATCGACAAGATCCAGCTGGCCGAGGTCAAGCCATCGAGCCGCGTCAGTCCGTTCATCCGTTTCGAGCAGACCAAGAAGCTGCACCGCCAGGCGGTCATTGTCGAACGCATGGCCAAGGGTTTCGACGGCAAGCCGCTGTTCAAGGATTTCAGCTTCACCGTCGAAGCCGGTGAGCGCGTGGCGATCATTGGCCCGAACGGCATCGGCAAGACCACCTTGCTGCGCACCCTGGTCAATGAACTGGAACCGGATGCCGGTACCGTGAAATGGACCGACGCCGCAGAACTGGGCTACTACGCCCAGGACCACGCCCATGACTTCGAAGATGACGTCAACCTGTTCGACTGGATGGGTCAGTGGACCCAGGGTGGCGAGCAGCTGGTTCGTGGCACCTTGGGCCGCATGCTGTTTTCCAACGACGAGATCCTCAAGTCGGTCAAGGTCATCTCCGGTGGTGAACAAGGCCGCATGCTGTTCGGCAAGCTGATCCTGCAAAAGCCGAACGTGCTGGTGATGGACGAACCGACCAACCACCTGGACATGGAATCCATCGAAGCGCTGAACCTGGCGCTGGAAAACTATCCGGGCACGTTGATCTTCGTCAGCCACGACCGTGAGTTCGTGTCGTCCCTGGCAACCCGCATCATCGAGCTCAGCGCCGACGGCGTGGTCGACTTCAGCGGCACCTATGACGACTACCTGCGCAGCCAGGGTGTGTTGTTCTAA
- the lpxO gene encoding lipid A hydroxylase LpxO, translated as MKLIIVAIYVLSIGYVHLRGRVRHKLGRQLSDHSSFLAPINCLLYLCSKLPNRPFLSPAQFPDLSPLQAHWEEIRAEGQSLLQAGEIKRSDQYDDVGFNSFFKTGWKRFYLKWYGDSHPSAMKLCPRTTELVQSIGSIKAAMFAELPPGSKLVRHRDPYAGSYRYHLGLQTPNDAGCYINVDGEAYHWRDGEAVVFDETFIHYAENTTAQNRIILFCDVERPMRFGWATAFNRWFSRTVMAAAGAPNDAGDRTGGLNRAFSRLYKIRLQGKALKKRNRKLYYLQKWAFFGGLLAIFIWI; from the coding sequence GTGAAGCTCATTATTGTCGCAATCTACGTACTTTCCATTGGCTATGTGCACCTGCGCGGGCGCGTGCGGCATAAACTCGGGCGCCAGCTGAGCGATCACTCATCCTTCCTTGCGCCGATCAATTGCCTGCTCTACCTGTGTTCGAAACTGCCCAACAGGCCTTTCCTGAGCCCGGCCCAGTTTCCCGACCTGAGCCCCTTGCAGGCGCATTGGGAAGAGATCCGCGCCGAAGGGCAGAGCCTGCTGCAAGCAGGGGAGATCAAACGCTCCGATCAATATGACGACGTGGGCTTCAACTCGTTTTTCAAGACTGGCTGGAAGCGCTTCTACCTGAAGTGGTATGGCGACAGCCATCCCTCGGCGATGAAGCTGTGCCCGCGCACCACCGAACTGGTGCAGAGCATCGGCTCGATCAAGGCCGCGATGTTCGCCGAGCTGCCGCCGGGTTCGAAGCTGGTGCGTCATCGCGATCCGTATGCCGGGTCTTATCGCTACCACCTGGGCCTGCAGACACCCAACGACGCCGGCTGCTATATCAATGTCGACGGCGAGGCCTATCACTGGCGCGACGGCGAGGCGGTGGTGTTCGACGAAACGTTCATCCATTACGCCGAGAACACCACGGCGCAGAACCGCATCATCCTGTTCTGCGACGTGGAGCGGCCGATGAGATTTGGTTGGGCCACCGCCTTCAATCGCTGGTTCAGCCGTACCGTGATGGCCGCCGCTGGCGCGCCGAATGACGCCGGGGACCGGACCGGTGGCCTGAACCGGGCGTTTTCCCGGCTGTACAAGATCCGCCTGCAAGGCAAAGCGCTGAAAAAGCGCAATCGCAAGCTGTATTACCTGCAGAAATGGGCGTTCTTTGGCGGCCTGCTGGCGATCTTCATCTGGATCTGA
- the ligD gene encoding DNA ligase D codes for MAKAESEYARLSAVEADEPTTRSRTRRNAQTDTGRIPERLSPQLATPVEQPPAGEWRYEVQFHGYRLMARIENGEVRLFNRHHADWTDRLTLHADALAQLNLGDSWLDGELVLLDETGHSDFPALRQAFEIGRSVDMLYFLFDAPFLNGVDLRDKPVEERRAALKNALKSNASKRLRFSEAFSASQHDIFESASALSLDSVVGKRLGSPYASGRNADWVKLKCRLRQCFVIVGFTRPQGTRNGFGALLLAVNGPSGLVYAGRVGTGFSQSQLKQLHEQLCALERETSPLDQPLKGAPARGVHWVEPTQVCEVEFAEWTRDGLVRQAVFLDLPGDRQVSRVTREQPMPIKATPAKPKRRSKADTAKVDGVVITHPDRVIDSVSGVQKAELAQYYLDIAPWILPHLKLRPVSLVRAPEGIGEELFFQKHADRLEIPHIRQLDPTLDPGHAALMEIDSIHALVGAAQMGAVELHTWTATHDRIETPDLFVLDLDPDPSLPWSAMLDATRMTLSVLDELGLQGFLKTSGGKGMHVIVPLARSEGWDVTKAFAKAISQFLTRQMPQRITATMGPKNRVGKVFIDYLRNARGASTVAAYSVRARPGLPVSVPIARDELAGLRNAQQWDIHTALERAKGLGADPWEGYNHRQRITAKMWEQLEAEKPGG; via the coding sequence ATGGCCAAGGCCGAGAGTGAATATGCCCGCCTGTCCGCCGTGGAGGCGGATGAACCAACGACTCGTAGCCGTACCCGCCGGAATGCGCAGACCGACACGGGGCGAATCCCCGAACGTCTGTCGCCGCAGCTGGCCACACCGGTGGAGCAACCGCCGGCCGGTGAGTGGCGCTATGAAGTGCAGTTTCATGGCTACCGGTTGATGGCGCGTATCGAGAATGGCGAGGTCCGGCTGTTCAATCGCCACCATGCGGACTGGACCGATCGCCTCACGCTGCACGCCGACGCCCTGGCCCAGTTGAATCTGGGCGACAGCTGGCTCGACGGCGAACTGGTGCTGCTCGATGAGACCGGGCATTCCGACTTCCCTGCCCTGCGCCAGGCCTTCGAGATCGGCCGCAGCGTCGACATGCTGTATTTCCTTTTCGACGCACCGTTTCTCAATGGCGTCGACCTGCGCGACAAGCCGGTTGAAGAACGCCGCGCAGCCTTGAAAAATGCGCTCAAAAGCAACGCCAGCAAGCGCCTGCGGTTCTCCGAGGCGTTTTCCGCCAGCCAGCATGACATCTTCGAAAGCGCCAGCGCCCTGTCACTGGACAGCGTGGTTGGCAAGCGTCTGGGCAGCCCTTATGCCTCGGGACGGAACGCCGATTGGGTCAAACTCAAATGTCGGCTGCGCCAATGCTTCGTCATCGTCGGGTTCACCCGCCCGCAAGGCACGCGCAACGGCTTCGGCGCACTGTTGCTGGCGGTCAACGGGCCGTCGGGGCTGGTCTATGCCGGCCGGGTCGGCACGGGCTTCAGCCAATCCCAACTCAAACAACTGCATGAACAGCTATGTGCCTTGGAACGCGAAACGTCGCCACTCGACCAGCCGCTCAAAGGCGCACCGGCGCGCGGCGTGCATTGGGTCGAGCCGACGCAGGTCTGCGAAGTCGAATTTGCCGAATGGACCCGCGACGGGCTGGTGCGTCAGGCGGTGTTCCTCGATCTGCCGGGCGACCGGCAGGTCAGTCGAGTGACGCGTGAACAACCCATGCCCATCAAAGCCACGCCCGCCAAGCCCAAACGCCGCAGCAAGGCCGACACGGCGAAAGTCGACGGCGTGGTCATCACCCACCCGGACCGCGTCATCGACAGCGTCAGCGGTGTGCAGAAAGCCGAACTGGCCCAGTATTACCTGGACATCGCCCCCTGGATCCTGCCGCATCTCAAGTTGCGGCCGGTCTCCCTTGTACGGGCGCCGGAAGGCATTGGCGAGGAGCTGTTTTTCCAGAAGCACGCCGATCGCCTGGAAATCCCCCATATCAGGCAACTCGATCCGACGCTGGACCCGGGCCATGCGGCCCTGATGGAAATCGACAGCATCCATGCCCTGGTCGGCGCGGCGCAGATGGGCGCGGTGGAACTGCACACCTGGACGGCGACCCATGACCGGATCGAGACGCCCGATCTGTTTGTGCTGGACCTGGACCCGGATCCGTCGTTGCCCTGGAGCGCCATGCTCGACGCGACGCGCATGACCCTGTCAGTACTCGACGAGCTGGGTTTGCAGGGGTTTCTCAAGACCAGCGGCGGCAAAGGCATGCACGTGATCGTGCCACTGGCGCGTAGCGAGGGGTGGGACGTCACCAAGGCCTTTGCCAAGGCCATATCGCAGTTCCTGACCCGGCAGATGCCGCAACGGATCACCGCGACCATGGGCCCGAAAAACCGCGTGGGCAAGGTCTTTATCGACTACCTGCGCAACGCCCGCGGTGCCAGCACCGTCGCCGCTTATTCGGTGCGTGCCCGGCCGGGCCTGCCGGTTTCGGTACCGATCGCCCGGGACGAACTCGCCGGCCTGCGCAACGCGCAGCAATGGGATATCCATACCGCGCTGGAACGGGCCAAGGGCCTGGGCGCCGATCCGTGGGAAGGCTACAACCATCGCCAACGGATCACGGCGAAGATGTGGGAGCAGCTGGAGGCTGAAAAACCGGGCGGCTGA
- a CDS encoding Ku protein: MARAIWKGAISFGLVHIPVALVSATASQGVDFDWLDKRSMDPVGYKRVNKVTGKEVTKDDIVKGVQYQKGQYVLISEEEIRAAHPKSTQTIDIFSFVDSEKIPLQNIEKPYFLAPDKRGGKVYALLRETLLKTNKVALANVVMHTRQHLAALMPLESALVLVLLRWPAEVRELDVLELGDEVTNPTLAKGELDMAKRLVEDMSGDWEPQEYRDSFQEKIMELVEKKATEGRLEAVETDPGEEQRKTADVIDLTELLKRSLGGKGKTAEKPAEKPAAKSTKTRKSAPAKKATKASRG; this comes from the coding sequence ATGGCACGGGCTATCTGGAAAGGCGCAATCAGTTTCGGGCTGGTCCACATTCCCGTGGCCCTGGTGTCGGCCACCGCGTCCCAGGGCGTGGATTTCGACTGGCTGGACAAACGCAGCATGGACCCGGTGGGCTACAAGCGGGTCAACAAGGTGACCGGCAAGGAGGTGACCAAGGACGACATTGTCAAAGGCGTGCAATATCAGAAAGGCCAATATGTGCTGATCAGCGAAGAGGAGATTCGCGCCGCCCACCCCAAGTCCACCCAGACCATCGATATCTTTTCCTTCGTCGACAGCGAGAAGATCCCGCTGCAGAACATCGAAAAGCCGTATTTCCTCGCGCCTGACAAACGGGGCGGCAAGGTCTACGCCCTGCTGCGCGAAACCCTGCTCAAGACCAACAAGGTCGCGCTGGCGAATGTGGTGATGCATACCCGCCAGCACCTGGCCGCGCTGATGCCCCTGGAATCGGCCCTGGTGCTGGTGCTGCTGCGCTGGCCCGCCGAAGTCCGCGAACTCGACGTCCTGGAACTGGGCGACGAAGTCACCAACCCGACGCTGGCGAAGGGCGAACTGGACATGGCCAAACGGCTGGTGGAAGACATGAGTGGCGACTGGGAACCCCAGGAGTATCGCGACAGTTTCCAGGAAAAGATCATGGAACTGGTGGAGAAAAAAGCCACCGAAGGCCGGCTCGAAGCGGTGGAAACCGACCCCGGCGAAGAACAGCGCAAGACCGCCGACGTCATCGACCTTACCGAGCTGCTCAAGCGCAGCCTCGGCGGCAAGGGCAAGACGGCGGAAAAACCTGCCGAAAAGCCTGCGGCAAAATCGACCAAGACGCGCAAATCCGCTCCTGCTAAAAAAGCCACCAAGGCCTCCCGGGGCTAA
- a CDS encoding PQQ-dependent sugar dehydrogenase, with translation MLRKTFLATLCASAALALSTPASAASVQQFKAEDGTVEVTTVTRGLERPWSVAFLPDQQGMLVTERPGNLRWVKADGKLSAPLSGVPDVWAKGQGGLLDVVLSPDFKQDRTVYLSYAEAGEDGKAGTAVGRGQLSSDMTRLDNFDVIFRQQPKLSTGNHFGSRLVFDRDGYLFITLGENNDRPTAQDLDKLQGKIVRIYPDGKVPDDNPFVGQKNVRPEIWSYGLRNPQGAALNPWNGTLWENEHGPKGGDELNIIERGKNYGWPLATHGDNYSGAPIPEAQGKTAKGTVGPHHVWQVSPGLSGMAFYDNDRFKAWQRNAFVGALVSRDLIRLEFDGDKVVHEERLLGELKERIRDVRQGPDGFLYVLTDDDDGALYKVGLKQ, from the coding sequence ATGTTGCGTAAAACATTCCTGGCAACACTTTGCGCCAGCGCTGCCCTGGCCCTTTCAACGCCGGCTTCTGCCGCGTCAGTCCAGCAATTCAAGGCCGAGGACGGCACCGTCGAAGTCACCACGGTCACCCGGGGGCTGGAGCGGCCTTGGTCCGTGGCGTTCCTGCCGGACCAGCAGGGCATGCTGGTCACGGAGCGTCCCGGTAACCTGCGATGGGTGAAGGCCGACGGGAAATTGTCTGCACCGTTGAGCGGTGTTCCCGATGTCTGGGCCAAGGGGCAGGGTGGTTTGCTGGATGTTGTGCTGTCTCCGGACTTCAAACAGGATCGCACCGTCTACCTGTCGTATGCCGAGGCGGGCGAGGATGGCAAGGCCGGCACGGCGGTGGGCCGTGGGCAGTTGTCCAGCGACATGACGCGCCTGGACAACTTCGACGTGATTTTCCGCCAGCAACCCAAGCTCTCGACGGGCAACCATTTCGGTTCGCGCCTGGTATTCGACCGGGACGGCTATCTGTTCATCACCCTGGGGGAAAACAACGACCGTCCGACCGCACAAGACCTGGACAAGCTGCAAGGCAAGATCGTGCGGATCTATCCCGACGGCAAGGTGCCGGACGACAACCCCTTCGTGGGCCAGAAAAACGTCCGTCCGGAGATCTGGTCCTACGGCTTGCGCAATCCCCAAGGCGCCGCGCTCAATCCCTGGAATGGCACGCTTTGGGAAAACGAGCATGGTCCCAAGGGCGGTGACGAGCTGAACATCATCGAGCGCGGCAAGAACTATGGCTGGCCGTTGGCGACTCACGGTGACAACTATTCCGGCGCGCCGATTCCCGAGGCCCAAGGCAAGACCGCGAAGGGTACCGTCGGCCCCCATCACGTCTGGCAGGTATCGCCAGGGCTCAGCGGCATGGCGTTCTACGACAATGACCGGTTCAAGGCCTGGCAACGCAACGCGTTTGTCGGGGCGCTGGTTTCCAGGGACCTGATTCGCCTGGAGTTCGACGGCGACAAGGTCGTTCATGAAGAACGTTTGCTCGGCGAGCTCAAGGAGCGTATCCGCGATGTTCGCCAGGGGCCGGATGGTTTCCTCTATGTGCTGACGGACGACGATGACGGTGCGCTGTACAAGGTCGGGCTGAAGCAATAG
- the ilvA gene encoding threonine ammonia-lyase, biosynthetic, translated as MTPTSPEQTLLEHYVKKILAAAVYELAVPTPLQAAAALSQLLGNRILLKREDLQPTFSFKIRGAYNKLVQLTPEQRSRGVITASAGNHAQGVALAAQALGISACIVMPRTTPQLKVLGVRSRGAEALLHGESFPFALEFALDLARQTGREFVSPFDDPQVIAGQGTVAMEILRQHPGQLDAIFVPVGGGGLIAGVAAYVKYLRPEVRVIGVESEHSACLQAALAAGERVTLASVGTFADGVAVAQIGAHGFDICRFCVDEVITVSNDQLCAAIRDIYDDTRSITEPSGALAVAGIKRYVADRGAQGQTLVAINSGANINFDSLGHVAERAAVAAS; from the coding sequence ATGACCCCAACCAGCCCCGAGCAGACGCTGCTGGAACACTACGTCAAGAAGATCCTTGCCGCTGCGGTGTACGAACTGGCGGTGCCCACGCCACTGCAAGCGGCTGCGGCGCTTTCCCAGCTCTTGGGCAACCGGATTCTGCTCAAGCGCGAGGACTTGCAACCGACGTTCTCGTTCAAGATCCGCGGCGCTTATAACAAGCTCGTGCAACTGACCCCGGAGCAACGCAGCCGTGGCGTGATCACCGCATCGGCGGGCAACCACGCCCAAGGCGTGGCGCTGGCGGCTCAAGCGTTGGGTATCTCGGCGTGCATTGTCATGCCGCGCACGACGCCGCAACTGAAAGTACTCGGCGTGCGCAGTCGCGGGGCCGAAGCGTTGCTGCACGGTGAGAGTTTTCCATTCGCCCTGGAGTTCGCCCTGGACCTGGCTCGGCAGACCGGGCGGGAATTCGTCTCACCGTTCGATGACCCGCAAGTCATCGCCGGGCAGGGAACCGTCGCGATGGAGATCCTGCGCCAGCACCCAGGTCAGCTGGATGCCATTTTTGTTCCGGTCGGCGGTGGCGGCTTGATTGCCGGGGTGGCGGCTTACGTCAAATACCTGCGTCCGGAGGTGCGCGTCATTGGCGTCGAGTCGGAACACTCCGCATGCCTCCAGGCCGCACTGGCAGCAGGGGAGCGGGTGACGCTAGCGAGCGTCGGCACATTCGCCGACGGCGTGGCCGTCGCACAGATCGGCGCCCATGGCTTCGATATCTGTCGTTTCTGCGTCGATGAAGTGATCACCGTCAGCAACGACCAGCTCTGCGCCGCGATCCGGGATATCTATGACGACACCCGCTCGATCACCGAGCCATCGGGCGCCCTGGCGGTAGCGGGGATCAAGCGCTACGTGGCGGACCGCGGAGCGCAAGGCCAGACCCTGGTGGCGATCAACTCTGGCGCCAACATCAACTTCGACAGCTTGGGCCATGTGGCAGAGCGCGCGGCGGTGGCTGCGTCTTGA
- a CDS encoding DUF1652 domain-containing protein gives MFLSALEMRNIIESSLLPKRSQCTLSPDLSMTVKIYDDHETDRVALVKSDIDATKLTGCRAINDLIAELRTELDRGQGHGHANYFHQQHRMSGR, from the coding sequence ATGTTTTTATCTGCCCTCGAAATGCGAAACATCATTGAAAGCAGCCTGCTGCCCAAACGCTCGCAATGCACCTTGTCACCTGATCTGTCCATGACCGTTAAAATCTACGACGACCACGAGACCGACCGCGTGGCGTTGGTCAAGAGCGATATTGACGCCACCAAGCTCACCGGCTGCCGCGCCATCAACGATCTGATTGCGGAACTGCGTACCGAACTCGACCGTGGCCAGGGTCACGGCCACGCAAACTATTTCCACCAGCAACACCGGATGAGCGGGCGTTAA